Genomic segment of Neofelis nebulosa isolate mNeoNeb1 chromosome 17, mNeoNeb1.pri, whole genome shotgun sequence:
GCCcaccctctccgcccctctcctggcAGCTTGTGAAGCAGAGACATCCAGGCCCCAACCCCATGAGCTGACTTCTCCAGACTAGCCCCTCAAATCACCAGTATCACCGGTATCACCCCACATCACCCATGTTGACCGACATCAACTGCAACTTCGTGAAAGCTCATCCTCGCCAATGACCTTTCGTACATCATCATATTTAGTCCTCTCTTAAATGCCCCCGGGGCAGGGGTATTGTCACCCACCTCACAGTcggaaaactgaggctccgaaGAGTTAGATAACCAGCCTGAGGTCAGGAAGTGGGTAAAaaggagtcaggatttgaacgaAGTCCTCAATTCCTCCACCGCACAGACTAGCAACAGTGCCTCCTCTCTCCAGCGGCCAAATGACCAACTTCTACTGAGCTGGGACCAGGCTGATCCCTCTCTTGGTGGGCTCCACCCTGGCAAGACTGACCGACGTCCCCCGCACAGAAAGACTCAACACTGCCGTTCATCTATGAAGCGACTTTCCAACTTTAGCTCTATAcgcaaaacacacacactcctccaGCTGCCCTTTCCGACACTAATCTGACCTCCAGGGAACCCAGAATCGGCAGACTTGCTCCCTCTCCCAACGTCTCAAGCCAGCAAACTTCTTCCGGCTCCTACTTTCTACCGACCAGCAACTCCAAATCCCTAACTCTTTCtcaaggcggggaggggggagaaaaattttaaaaagagacccTTCTAGAGCCAGGCCCCAAAATTCCTCTGCCCCTTAATGGCTGATCATGTCTTGCTTCACTTTTGGGCGAAAGCAAAGAAGGCATGCagtgacttttcttcttcttaatgcCAAGATCCAACACCTCCCCCGACTATCTCGTCCACCCCCAAAGTGACCACCAACTCTGCTCCTTTTCTGGGAAGCCGTTTAGCTTGACTCCCTTTTCCCAACCCCAGGTTTTACCAACTCCTCCACAGCCACAGTCCCGCTGGTTTATTCTTCCTCCTCACAGCCAAAAAAGTGAGAGGCAtgactaccccccccccccccgccccgaggtTTGCAGACTAGCAGCTTAACCTCTTTCCAGCCCTTATGGGCCCATCAAACGTCCACCTGCCCTTGGAACGCCAATTTTgaccccctcttcctccccagaCGGCTCTCTTTATCCTTTCGGGCGGGTGGGGAAGTGGGACTATGATCTCAAAGGCTACCGCCCGCCCGATCTCCCTGGCCTCCAAACTTTCTTTGATTGCTTATCATTTTAACTCCTAAAACGACCACCTTCAGCGTCCGCGAGGAGTGCGGCGGGGCATAAACCAGCTACTTTTCACCTTCCCAATCTAACAGCCACCCCGTCTCAAACACCTTGCAGCCCTAAAGTGACGACAGTCTCCTTAAATCATTAGGTGCAACTTCTCGAGCACCGCCTCCATGCCCGACGCTGCCCTGACTCCCGGTCAGCCACGAGCCCGCCCCCGCGCCCCGGCAGTACCTACCGTGTCTCCAGGGGTCTTTGGGCTCCACCGCTCCGGACACGATATCCTCGTCGGAGGGGAACGTGACGCGCTTGGCCGCAGCCTTGAGGCGCCCGTCGGCGGGGGACGATGCGGGGCTGGGAGACCGGGCCTCGCCGGGGGCCTCCTCGGCGTCGCCGTCCGCGCCCGGCCCGGGCGGCCCCTCCTGCGGCGGGGTCTCcatcgccgccgccgcctcttcACGGGGGCCCCGGGGACATGTCCCGGGCCCCGGACTTGTCTCTCCGGGCCCGCCCGCCGTCCCGGGGCATGGGCTCCGCCGCTGCTTCAGGCGCCGCCTCCGTCCTCCCTCCTGGTCGTCGTAGTCTTCGCCGCCGGGAGCTCGAGCGCGCCTCCCCCGAGCCCCGCGCGCGCCTGCTCGTTCGCAGCCGCACTTTCGTTAACAGCCGGGGAGCTCGGCGCGTACTAaggaaagcagaaaatcaatTTACGCTATTCGCGGGTAGAGTGGTCTCGCGGGTTGTTGAAGCAGGTAACAAAAGGCAGAAAGAGCCACGGGAAAAAGAAACGTGAGCAGTGAATCTGCAGAGCCGGAACTGCAGAGTACGAGGGGCGGGGCGAGGTGGACGCCGTCTCCCGGAGCAGCGCGCAAGCGCGAATGTGGGCCGCCCCCCACGCCGCCACCCTCCTCCAACTGGATAACTAACGTTCAGACTCGCACACATTCGTCACGAGCTCAGGCAACTGTGAGGGGAAGGGAGttgataaaaataacatttgcGTGGCGGAGCTAGGCCAACTGAtaaggagagaggcaaagggacagagaacttgaaaggaaagggacagaggctgtattgaatatatgaatatatgaatatatgagtACAGGTGATGGATGCTGACAGACGGATCCTCTGCCTGGAGACGAAGCCTTGGCCTCTTTGCTACAGACGCTCTAGCCTTCCATTTGCAGACTGCAGTTTCATCAGTAGCTCTCTGTATTTGGACAGCGTTGCGTGAAATACAACTTaaattaaaagactaaaataaatatgAGCCCATGAGGAGTATCATAAcctctattaaaaaacaaaaaaccctggaTGATGGAAGAAATTCCAAAACCAGGAGACGAATCTGCCAACCAAACTACCGGGCGACGGAGCAGGTAGTCGCCTGCTCCGAGGAACCCGCACGAGTTCTAACgccccacacacccctccctccacacgcgcgcgcgcgcgcgcgcacacacacacacacacacacacacacagagacacacacacacatatcacggCTCGTTTCAATCGCTTAATATTCGCCTCGGCACTTTCGCCAGGCTTTCCCAGCACTTCCAGCAATTCGGGGGGGAAAGGCGGGGCTAAAActaaaaaagggagggaggattCGGGGAGGAGACAGAGCGCGCGACGTCGTTGCCTAGGCAACTAGAGAGCTAGACCCGCGGCTCGCTGGAGGCTGTCTTGAATGGACGGACGTAGGGGAGCTGAGGTTCTCCGCCCGCCCCGTTCAACATCACCAGCCGCCGCACTTTCGCGACTGAAGACGAACAAAGCAAATCTCATCTATACTTAATGGGATCTTCACTTACATTCCAAAGTTGATGGGATTACAAAGGGGGCAGAAATCACTTGAGCCCAGCAAAACCAGAAAAACGACTAGTGGCGGGGATAAGGGAAGCGAGTGATAATGGACGGCTACACAGCTGGAGCGAAATGGAGAAAGGGTGAAGCTTCACCCCAACCCCGTCCTCAGCCTGTCCTGAAAGGTGCGGCCGCACCGGGTCCGGGTCCGACCCCTTCCGGAGCGGGCGGGGAAACGAACCCGCCTTCCCTAGAGTGAGGCCCACGCCACCCAAGGGCCCGGCGACTGTGTAACCAACCCAATGCGAACCACGCCCCTCGCGGTGAACACACCccaacccccccccgcccacccgaGAAAAGAAACCGCATCTGAATCTCCCAAACCCGCTGCTCCGGTAGCTCCAGCCACTCCCCCGGAGAGTGAGGACCAACCCAATCTCCACCTTTATCCCCCAGTTCCTCCCGGCCCCTTGATGTGGGCCCCTCGATGTGTCCTCTTCTCGAGGGCCACCAGGATAGTCAACCTCCCATTTCCTAAATCCGGTTCCATCTCTATGTGGcacatttaaacaaaacaaaacaaaacaaaacaaaacaaaacaaaacaggagtcTTCCTGGAATAATGGGTTCTTTAGTAGAGGGGACTTTCTCCAGGGTGGCTGAACTTCGCAACTTCAACAGACAATTTCCCACTCTGCGATGTGCCGCCCTTTGTTAaccgcccccaacccccagtcTTCAGGAACTGGCATGAGGCCCTGTTTTAAGAGCTTAGATTCCTGTGAGGCAGAGCATTCCTTCCAACGGGCTCCAGAACTCCTGTGGTTGCAGAATTTTACTGACTGGACTCCGCAGGTCCCAAGAAGCCAGAGTTGCCCAGCGCTGGGCTCAAATTTCCAAGGATGTTCCAAACCCTATGGGGCCCAGGGTGCTGGGCTCCTGAACATTTGGAGGCTGGGATACTGCGGCCAGGCCTCGGGCAGAAAGGTGAACACAGTCACGTCCTCACGGCTTGAAGGTGTAGGAAATAATGTCACTACACCGCAGCAGCGCCTCGGCCTGCACGCCTATCGGCGTCTGCAGCTGCAGCACGTAGAAATTGGCCACGTCCAGGTCGGCGGCTCCGAAGTGGGCGGTCACGTGCACACCCTCGTGCAGTGTGAAGTTCACCTGGTGACCCACCATGGCCAGCAGGCTGCGGAGGTAGCGTTCCCGAAGTGCGGCTCGGGCCTGCTGTTCCCGGGATTCCCGAGACTCTCGACCTACTGGAGATCCCGGGCTTCCAGGAACCTCTGGCTTCGGGGGGGCCCTGCGTCCGTCTGGGGCAAAGCCTCGGCTCAAGCCATCAGGGCCCCGGGGGAGCCGGAGCACAGGCACAGGAATGGCTGGTGGAGTCTGCATTATCCTGGCTGTTGGGTGAAGGGGAACAGAGGGAAGCCATTACACAGGGAGGGTGGGACTACAAGGGGGAGGCGGGGAGCAGGGGCTTGTCTACCCCACCTCATCTCAACTTGTCCCAAACCCAGTTCCTGCTTCTCCTTTTAGAAGGccgcgggggtgcctgggtggctcagtccgttaagggtccgattcttggtttccgcttaggacatgatctcacagttcgtgggttcaagccccacacccggctctgggcagacagcgcagagcctgcttaggattctctctctctccctctctctgcccctccccggctctcgcactctctctcaaaaataataaaaaaaaaaaaaaattttttttaatgttttatttttgagacagagagagacagtgcgtgagcaggggagggacagagagagcgcgagaacacagaatccgaagcaggctccaggctctgagccgtcagcacagagcccgacgcggaactcgaactcacaaaccgcaagatcatgacttgagccaaagtcggaggcttaacccattgagccacccgggtgccccatctctcaaaaataaataaataaaatcagccaGTAACCTCCTCCTCAGGAATTGGTACCACCATTCACAAggtcctcctttcctccctcacgCACAGCCCATCCCATCCATAAGGAAATGCTCTCTTCCAAATAAATTCCCAATTACACCGAAGCCAATTTGAAAGGGCTTCCAGTGGCCAACTCTGGAATGATGTGAATGTTAAACTAATGCCAGTTACAGATTATAACCcactgaataaaacagaaattcatGACTTCATgctaattataaataaataaaagaataaataagggaAGGAACTAAAATCACCAATGGACGCTAACATTTGTAGACGAGCGTTGGATGAAGTCTAGTGTATCTACACAATCTTCAAGTACTTCCTCACAAAATACTTATTTGTTGTAAAGAATAAacagtagctttatttttttttaattttgtttaatgtttatttatttttgagagagagacagagtgtgagcgggggaggggcagagagagagagagagagagagagagacagacagacagacacagaatccgaagcaggctccaggctctgagctgtcggcacagagcccgatgcggggctcgaactctcgaacctcgagatcatgacctgagctaaaggcagacgcttaaccggctgagccacccaggcgccccaacggtAACTTTATAGTGGAGGAATCTGGTGGACCCTACCTTCACTTAGGCATCAAAGCCATCAGGTGCAGTAAAGGGACAAAAGACCCCATGTGCCTTCTGAGGTGATACACTGAAGGACAGGGCACAACTTCCGTGGTATTCCTACCAAATATGGATTACTGAAATCCAATCACGAGAAAGCTCACATTGAGGGACTTCTACAAAAAAGTGAGCCTGAGTTCCTTAAAAATAACAAGGTCCTGGGgtgctgggctggctcagtcagtagagtatgtcactcttgatctcagagccaAGAGTTTGACCCCCActttgggcacagagcttacgttaaaaaaaaaaaaaaaaaaatgggggcacctggctggctcagtcggaagagcatgcgactcctgatctcagggttgtgagttcaagctccgtgttgggcatggagcctacttaaattaaaaaaaacaaaaggggcgcctgggtggcttggtcggttaagcgtccgacttcggctcaggtcatgatctcacagtccgtgagttcgagccccgagtcgggctctgtgctgacagctcagagcctggagcctgtttcagattgtgtttccctctctctctgaccctcccccgttcatgctttgtctctctctgtctcaaagataaataaacgttaaaaaaaatttttttttaataaaataaaataaaaataaaaaaaacaaaaaaacaaacaaacaaacaaacaaaaaaaatggggcacccgggtggctcagttggttaaacatctgactcttgatcttggctcaggacctgagcagtacggagcctacttgggattctctctctctccctatctctgccccgcccctactTGTGggcgtgcgcactctctctctctttcaaaataagtaaataaacataaaaaaagaagaagaaaatcataaggaagagaaaatacatttacagtactgtactgtatttattgaaaaaaatgcatgtgtAAGTGGACCGATGCAGTTCAAACCCCCCAccgttcaaggatcaactgttgTGTACGTATTCCCAGCCTgacacccctgcccccatcttGCCCCCCATCGCTTCCTTCCTGGACTACTGAAGTCAACTCCACCCGGGGCCCTGGCTTCCACTTTCACCGTCCCCCCACCTGCAAGTCTGTCCCCACACACAGCCAGAAGGACCTCGTTCGCACCTAACACCTACCATCTAACACCTGAGTCAGGTCACATGCCTCCTCTGCCGAGAACCTTCCCCTGGCTTCAGCCTCGCCCAGAGGCAAAGCCAACGTCCTCACCACAGCCCTCAACGGCCGCTCGAGCTTCGGACCCTGCCAGCACCCTCGTGGCGGGCCAAGCTTCCCTCTCTAGCCCAGCCCCTCTGGCTGCCTTGCTGGGCTGCGAACGCGCCTGGCACAGAAGTCCCTCTCAGACCCCTGCACTTGAAGTTCCCCTCTGCTTGTATCTCCTCTCCGCCTTCTCCGCGCTACCCCACATTCTTCCACGCCCTCACCAGCCTCGTTGGTAGCGCGCAGGACTCTTCTGACGCGatattgtatatttattgtcCTGCCTAGGGCCCTTCTCCTCCGCTAgatgcctgcctccctccccatgggcagcGACCTTGCTTTCTCCCGGGTGCTGACCCCCAGCTTCCTGGAACACTGTGTGGCAGCGGCCCAGAGACCAGGCTCCTTAAAACATTGTTCCTGCTTGAATGAATGGAGGGGAGATTGAGCTCCCAGGCCTGCTTAGCTGGGCGACCTCAAGGGACAGTTTCCAGGCTGGACAGGGCCTGGTGATTAACAGAAGTGACAAATTTTAGGCACATGGTGTCCCATCCCTGGGCCACTCCCGGTACGGGGGAGATCAAGAtgatccttggggcgcctgggtggctcagtcggttaagtgtccgacttcggcccaggtcaggatctcacggttcgtgggttcgagccccgcatcgggctctgtgctgacagcgcagagcctggagcctgtttcagattctgtgtctccctctctctctgcccccccccccactcgcgctctgtctccctctgtctcaaaaataaacatttaaaaaaaaaaaaaaagatgatcgtTTTTCTTGTTCAGCTCTTCCCGTCTCTGCAGCTCAACGGTGAGCTCCTTGGGAGCACGGACGCCACAGAGAAACGTGTCAAGGCCGTAGAGGAGGGTTTCTCCCCAACATTGATGATATTTGGGACTGgatcgttcttttttttttttttttttttttaagtgtattcatctttgagagggagagagacagagcatgaacaggggaggggcagagagagccagggagacacagcatccgaagcaggctccaggctccgagctgtcagcacagagctcgacgcggggctggaactcctggaccgcgagatcgtgacctgagccgaagtcggatgtttaaccgacagagccatccaggcgaccCGGGACTGGATCGTTCTCTGTGGTGGTGTGGCGGGCTGTCCAGGGCATAGGTGTAGGACTTTAGCAGCAGTCctagcctctacccactagatgccagtagcaacccccccacacacaccattACCCCCTGCTGTGACGACCAAAACTGTCCCCCGTTGGTGAAGAGTATGATATGagaattacacctcaataaagcctttttcttttaaaagattttatttatttctttaaatattttttaaatgtttatttttgagagagggagagagtccgtGCGCGCGCAccctagtgggggaggggcagcgagagtgggggagcagaggatcccaagtgggctccacgctgagcgaTAGCAAAGGgcacaatgcggggcttgaacccatgagcctcgggattatgacccgagctgaagctggacgccccacggatagag
This window contains:
- the GEMIN7 gene encoding gem-associated protein 7 isoform X1, with product MACLPVLGGLPAKTRIMQTPPAIPVPVLRLPRGPDGLSRGFAPDGRRAPPKPEVPGSPGSPVGRESRESREQQARAALRERYLRSLLAMVGHQVNFTLHEGVHVTAHFGAADLDVANFYVLQLQTPIGVQAEALLRCSDIISYTFKP
- the GEMIN7 gene encoding gem-associated protein 7 isoform X2; the protein is MQTPPAIPVPVLRLPRGPDGLSRGFAPDGRRAPPKPEVPGSPGSPVGRESRESREQQARAALRERYLRSLLAMVGHQVNFTLHEGVHVTAHFGAADLDVANFYVLQLQTPIGVQAEALLRCSDIISYTFKP